TGATTTCCTACTTGTTTTCTGTGGATCCCATTTTCAGCTTGTTGACCTGCCCATCTGGCTCTCTTTTCCAGCTTGTGGCCAACTGGCCCTCTCTGCTCGAATTGTGGGAGGTTCAGAGGCAGAGGTGGGTACCTGGccatggatggccagcctgcagCTGATGGATTCACATGTTTGTGGGGGTACCTTCATTTCCTCAAGCTGGGTCCTTACGGCTGCACATTGCTTTGACAGGTGAGTTGACAGTCACTCTCCTTCCTGAGGAACCCAGGAATCCTGGCTcctatttgccccccccccccactttgcctccatcttcccagggagggaaggaacaTTCTCCTCACCAGTCATTCACTGGAGCTGAAGTGCCTCATGGGACTGCAACTGCCATTTGCTGTGGCAGACTTCAGTGCCACAGGTGGGATGAGTGGGTTGACAATGCTGCTAGGTACCCCTCCAGCTCTGCCACCCTAAGAAATCACCTAGCCACACCTAGTGGATGGACTGGCCCTTTTCCTCCAAAATTTCCTAAGCTCTACTTTATTTTAACCTAGTGTGCCAAAGCCACCCAGCTGAGATTTGTCCAAGAACTGTGAGTGCATCCTTTTATTCCTTTTCACACCATGTTTCTATCTAGTGGTCTCACGGATCCTTCTCTGTATGCCGTCATGCTGGGTGCTTACAGTCTCTTAAACCCCTCCCCTGAATCGGTGTCAGTCCCTGTGAAGACCATCATTATCCACTCCAACTACTCAAATTATGGGGCTGGCAATGACATTGCCCTTCTGGAACTGGAACATCTTGTCCAATTCACTGATCGCATCCAGCCTGCCTGTATTCCAGGACGCTCCATTGTTTTCCCTCCCAGGATGGGGTGCTGGGTGGCAGGTTGGGGGAAAATCAAGCAACAAGGTAAGAGAATAAATCAGAGGATTCCTTTGCTTTTCTGGGACTTATAAGAGTCATGAATCATATCTCAACTTTTTAAAGAAGCAAAATGTACAGGGAGCATTcatcccaaaatcttcaggtgctGTGCAAGCTTGGTGTCCTGATGGTTTTGCAACTGAAATTATAGATGTACACATTTGTAAGTAAAGTTCTAATATAGCcaagccttggattcagtgggagctcacaggaacacagctcctgaacctttctgagagttccacctcctccttcccaccttgtccattgaatagtaggtgcatcagcataacaatccctggatgagctccaccacctatttttctacaaaacgacccctgagcatAGCTGTCAGCTTTGCTCCACTTGCTGGGGttcaggtgggcagtcatgttggtctgaagcaagaataaaattttgttggtcttaaaggtgctaccggactccaactttgttctgttgctgggCTTCAGGCAGGATGTTCCTCTTTACTTTCGGGGGGATGGCAAAAGCACCACATAAACATTTATCGGTTTAGCTATTCACTTGTCAATTTATTTGtttcaaaagaaaaaggaaactaTTAAAAGTGCAGAAGTTCTCCATTAATGAATAGAGAGTGGTTCTTAATGATTTCATGGTGGCCATTCACTGTTGTGCGCAGCTGACTTTTGCTTCAGACCTGTAGGACAGGTTATTTTAGAGATTAATCATGGAATAGATAATATTGTTTCACCACAATGAACTGTTCAGGTGGCTTCACTGCTCTGTTACGCATGTCTTTATCCCAAAATGATTCCTTCAAACTACTGTCTTCCTCTCAAACAATCTTTTATTATCCTCCATATGAAAagaaatatatacagttgggTTATATCAGGGTGGAGGAAAAAATTCTATAAATCATTTGCAGAAAAAAATTGTAGAGTTAAAAAAGTTGTGGCTCTAAAAAACTCCAAACCTGTAAATGTTGACGGCACACAAACACTTCAGCTGCAATCatacacacacaataatgcactttcaattcatttCTAATGCACTtaacaactggattttactgtatgaactgacaaaaatccagttggaaagtgcattgaaagtggtttgaaagtgcattatttagtctgtgtgaTTGCTGCCTTCAAGTGGTATTTGGGGTTGTCAGAGCAATCCAAAATGGTGTCCAATTATGAGAGGAGGTGAATGAGGGGAGTTGGGATAGAAGATGGgaagaaaggattggaagaaagAAATTTGGGAGACTGAAATAAGATAATAATTTATTGACCACCTACATCTTTGTTTCTCTCTCAGTCCCCCTTCCAGCTCCTGAGCTTCTACAAGAAGTGCTACTTCCACTTATAGATACCACCACATGTGAGGGTCTTTACAGCTACCTTCCAGGAACACGCCCAATTATTAAGGATGATATGATGTGTGCAGGATACATGGAAGGGATGAAGGATTCCTGCCAGGTAAAAGCAATACCCGAATGCCCCATGTGCATTGACACAATTTGAACCAATATGAGCCCTGTCCTCAACCCTCACAGACATGTAGAACTGGAGCACCTATGTATGTCAGAGATGTGATGATTGGGGCACAACTTAGTAACCTGTTTGTGTAAAGGAGCCATCATAGACCA
The sequence above is a segment of the Heteronotia binoei isolate CCM8104 ecotype False Entrance Well chromosome 15, APGP_CSIRO_Hbin_v1, whole genome shotgun sequence genome. Coding sequences within it:
- the LOC132583355 gene encoding serine protease 33-like — protein: MKVWSSLGIKVLILFIVQIVTKLGHSQCRAYGGLAVLRNIPGLFPENVAEAQLEQACGQLALSARIVGGSEAEVGTWPWMASLQLMDSHVCGGTFISSSWVLTAAHCFDSGLTDPSLYAVMLGAYSLLNPSPESVSVPVKTIIIHSNYSNYGAGNDIALLELEHLVQFTDRIQPACIPGRSIVFPPRMGCWVAGWGKIKQQVPLPAPELLQEVLLPLIDTTTCEGLYSYLPGTRPIIKDDMMCAGYMEGMKDSCQGDSGGPLLCPWDGNWLLAGVVSWGAACAAPRRPGVYTRVAAYDQWILSHAPEVAINLISTNEAGIIPPHGTGITGTNGSSSSSPWFLVFLLHFLSISTVLSAV